One window of the Ananas comosus cultivar F153 linkage group 21, ASM154086v1, whole genome shotgun sequence genome contains the following:
- the LOC109726816 gene encoding uncharacterized protein LOC109726816: protein MRKGIHPQMQWISYVTQSGRLMNVMMTKIHHVGKVYHFRAKRQMAQSLGQIAKFNRRYGQKNEESDEK from the coding sequence ATGAGGAAAGGAATACATCCGCAGATGCAGTGGATTTCGTACGTGACGCAGAGCGGCCGGCTGATGAACGTCATGATGACGAAGATACACCATGTCGGCAAAGTCTACCATTTTCGAGCGAAGCGTCAGATGGCGCAGAGCCTGGGCCAGATCGCAAAGTTCAACCGCCGGTACGGGCAAAAGAATGAGGAAAGCGACGAGAAGTAA